The following are encoded in a window of Heteronotia binoei isolate CCM8104 ecotype False Entrance Well chromosome 9, APGP_CSIRO_Hbin_v1, whole genome shotgun sequence genomic DNA:
- the LOC132577189 gene encoding ETS-related transcription factor Elf-2-like isoform X8 has translation MATSLHEGPTNQLDLLIRAVEASVHGSNVHCSDKTIEAAEALLHMESPTCLRDARTPEFIHAAMRPDVITETVVEVSTEEAEPMDTSPIPTSPEIHEPMKKKKGNTTYLWEFLLDLLQDKNTCPRYIKWTQREKGIFKLVDSKAVSKLWGKHKNKPDMNYETMGRALRYYYQRGILAKVEGQRLVYQFKEMPKNIVVIDDKSECGNEDLSIPTDEKSLERVSLSAENLLKAAASARTGKTTSQLNCTRAEKSVSRVVNISSPGHEMSPCSPTTTTLPAATAPRTVRVAMQVPVVMTSLGQKISTVAVQSVNAGSPLITNTSQTSATTPKVVIQTIPTVMPASAENGEKITMQPAKIITIPATQLAQCQLQTKTGLPGTGSINIVGTPLAVRALTPVSLAHGTPVMRLSMPPQQAGGHTPPRVISAVIKGPEVKAEAVALKQEREVKTLQLVQEEKPADGTKTVTHVVVVSTPSAIALPVTVKTEGIVTCEK, from the exons ATGGCGACTTCTCTGCATGAGGGGCCCACGAATCAGCTCGATCTGCTCATCCGTGCCG TGGAAGCATCAGTCCATGGCAGCAATGTGCACTGTTCAGACAAGACAATTGAAGCAGCAGAAGCCTTGCTTCACATGGAATCTCCAACCTGCTTAAGAGATGCTAGAACTCCTG AGTTCATTCATGCTGCAATGAGGCCAGATGTGATCACAGAAACAGTAGTAGAGGTATCAACGGAGGAGGCTGAACCAATGGATACATCTCCGATACCAACATCTCCAGAGATCCATGagccaatgaagaaaaaaaaag GAAATACAACCTACTTATGGGAATTCCTTCTAGACCTGCTTCAGGACAAAAACACTTGTCCCCGGTATATCAAGTGGACCCAGCGAGAGAAGGGCATCTTTAAACTTGTGgactcaaaagcagtttctaagCTATGGGGAAAACACAAGAACAAGCCCGACATGAACTATGAAACAATGGGAAGGGCCCTCAG ATACTACTATCAAAGGGGAATTCTGGCAAAGGTTGAAGGGCAAAGGCTTGTGTATCAGTTTAAAGAAATGCCCAAAAACATTGTGGTAATTGATGACAAAAGTGAATGTGGCAATGAAGATTTGTCAATACCAACAGATGAGAAGTCATTAGAACGAGTGTCATTGTCTGCAGAAAATCTTTTGAAAGCAGCAGCCTCAGCTCGCACAGGGAAAACCACTTCTCAGTTGAACTGCACAAGAGCAGAGAAGTCAGTTAGCAGAGTGGTGAATATATCCTCACCCGGGCATGAAATGTCACCTTGTTCTCCCACCACCACTACTCTTCCAGCAGCAACTGCTCCCAG AACTGTTCGTGTGGCAATGCAAGTGCCTGTTGTAATGACATCACTAGGACAGAAAATTTCAACTGTTGCAGTGCAGTCAGTAAATGCAGGGTCACCATTAATTACCAACACAAGTCAAACATCAGCAACAACCCCAAAGGTGGTAATCCAGACAATCCCGACTGTGATGCCAGCATCTGCTGAAAATGGAGAGAAAATCACAATGCAGCCTGCAAAAATCATTACAATTCCTGCTACACAACTTGCACAATGCCAGCTGCAAACAAAAACTGGCCTACCTGGGACAGGAAGTATCAACATAGTTGGAACGCCATTGGCTGTGAGAGCACTCACTCCAGTATCTCTAGCCCATGGGACACCAGTGATGAGACTTTCCATGCCTCCTCAGCAGGCCGGTGGCCATACTCCTCCCAGAGTTATTAGCGCAGTCATCAaaggtccagaagtcaaagctgAAGCAGTAGCTTTAAAGCAGGAACGGGAAGTTAAAACACTGCAGCTTGTGCAAGAAGAAAAACCAGCAGATGGAACCAAGACAGTTACTCACGTAGTTGTCGTCAGTACACCTTCAGCAATCGCCCTCCCTGTAACTGTGAAAACGGAGGGAATAGTAACGTGCGAGAAATGA
- the LOC132577189 gene encoding ETS-related transcription factor Elf-2-like isoform X7 translates to MATSLHEGPTNQLDLLIRAVEASVHGSNVHCSDKTIEAAEALLHMESPTCLRDARTPVEVFVPPCVSTPEFIHAAMRPDVITETVVEVSTEEAEPMDTSPIPTSPEIHEPMKKKKGNTTYLWEFLLDLLQDKNTCPRYIKWTQREKGIFKLVDSKAVSKLWGKHKNKPDMNYETMGRALRYYYQRGILAKVEGQRLVYQFKEMPKNIVVIDDKSECGNEDLSIPTDEKSLERVSLSAENLLKAAASARTGKTTSQLNCTRAEKSVSRVVNISSPGHEMSPCSPTTTTLPAATAPRTVRVAMQVPVVMTSLGQKISTVAVQSVNAGSPLITNTSQTSATTPKVVIQTIPTVMPASAENGEKITMQPAKIITIPATQLAQCQLQTKTGLPGTGSINIVGTPLAVRALTPVSLAHGTPVMRLSMPPQQAGGHTPPRVISAVIKGPEVKAEAVALKQEREVKTLQLVQEEKPADGTKTVTHVVVVSTPSAIALPVTVKTEGIVTCEK, encoded by the exons ATGGCGACTTCTCTGCATGAGGGGCCCACGAATCAGCTCGATCTGCTCATCCGTGCCG TGGAAGCATCAGTCCATGGCAGCAATGTGCACTGTTCAGACAAGACAATTGAAGCAGCAGAAGCCTTGCTTCACATGGAATCTCCAACCTGCTTAAGAGATGCTAGAACTCCTG TGGAAGTTTTTGTCCCTCCTTGTGTGTCAACTCCAGAGTTCATTCATGCTGCAATGAGGCCAGATGTGATCACAGAAACAGTAGTAGAGGTATCAACGGAGGAGGCTGAACCAATGGATACATCTCCGATACCAACATCTCCAGAGATCCATGagccaatgaagaaaaaaaaag GAAATACAACCTACTTATGGGAATTCCTTCTAGACCTGCTTCAGGACAAAAACACTTGTCCCCGGTATATCAAGTGGACCCAGCGAGAGAAGGGCATCTTTAAACTTGTGgactcaaaagcagtttctaagCTATGGGGAAAACACAAGAACAAGCCCGACATGAACTATGAAACAATGGGAAGGGCCCTCAG ATACTACTATCAAAGGGGAATTCTGGCAAAGGTTGAAGGGCAAAGGCTTGTGTATCAGTTTAAAGAAATGCCCAAAAACATTGTGGTAATTGATGACAAAAGTGAATGTGGCAATGAAGATTTGTCAATACCAACAGATGAGAAGTCATTAGAACGAGTGTCATTGTCTGCAGAAAATCTTTTGAAAGCAGCAGCCTCAGCTCGCACAGGGAAAACCACTTCTCAGTTGAACTGCACAAGAGCAGAGAAGTCAGTTAGCAGAGTGGTGAATATATCCTCACCCGGGCATGAAATGTCACCTTGTTCTCCCACCACCACTACTCTTCCAGCAGCAACTGCTCCCAG AACTGTTCGTGTGGCAATGCAAGTGCCTGTTGTAATGACATCACTAGGACAGAAAATTTCAACTGTTGCAGTGCAGTCAGTAAATGCAGGGTCACCATTAATTACCAACACAAGTCAAACATCAGCAACAACCCCAAAGGTGGTAATCCAGACAATCCCGACTGTGATGCCAGCATCTGCTGAAAATGGAGAGAAAATCACAATGCAGCCTGCAAAAATCATTACAATTCCTGCTACACAACTTGCACAATGCCAGCTGCAAACAAAAACTGGCCTACCTGGGACAGGAAGTATCAACATAGTTGGAACGCCATTGGCTGTGAGAGCACTCACTCCAGTATCTCTAGCCCATGGGACACCAGTGATGAGACTTTCCATGCCTCCTCAGCAGGCCGGTGGCCATACTCCTCCCAGAGTTATTAGCGCAGTCATCAaaggtccagaagtcaaagctgAAGCAGTAGCTTTAAAGCAGGAACGGGAAGTTAAAACACTGCAGCTTGTGCAAGAAGAAAAACCAGCAGATGGAACCAAGACAGTTACTCACGTAGTTGTCGTCAGTACACCTTCAGCAATCGCCCTCCCTGTAACTGTGAAAACGGAGGGAATAGTAACGTGCGAGAAATGA
- the LOC132577191 gene encoding nocturnin-like isoform X2 codes for MGNSTSRLYSALAKPLSSGAVSRHQEYLEHPDSEILDPIDPKELLEECQVILRKRPARLQRDFVNLQTSVSKTHQPIRVMQWNILAQALGEGKDNFVQCPMEALRWEERKCLILEEILAYQPDILCLQEVDHYFDTFQPLLSRLGYQCTFFPKPWSPCLDVECNNGPDGCALFFLKDRFTLISSDNIRLTAMKLKTNQVAIAQILKCNETGKLFCIAVTHLKARNGWERFRSAQGADLLQKLQSITQEPDIPLIVCGDFNAEPTEEVYKEFSDSSLNLNSAYKLLSVDGLSEPPYTTWKIRPSGECRHTLDYIWYSQHALQVNAALSLLTEEQIGPNRLPSLNYPSDHLSLVCDFTFNDNPDRLL; via the exons ATGGGCAATAGTACAAGCAGGCTGTACAGCGCTCTTGCAAAGCCTCTGAGCAGTGGTGCGGTCTCCAGACATCAGGAATACTTGGAACACCCAGACTCTGAGATCCTGGATCCTATAGACCCTAAGGAGCTGCTTGAAGAATGTCAAGTTATTCTTCGGAAACGTCCTGCCCGGCTCCAGAGAGACTTTGTGAACCTCCAGACCAGTGTTTCCAAAACCCACCAACCCATTAGAGTCATGCAGTGGAATATACTTGCGCAAG CTCTTGGGGAAGGCAAAGACAACTTTGTTCAGTGCCCTATGGAAGCTCTCAGGTGGGAAGAAAGGAAATGTCTCATTCTCGAAGAGATCCTTGCATACCAACCAGACATCCTGTGTCTACAAGAAGTGGACCACTATTTTGACACCTTTCAGCCACTCCTTAGTCGACTGGGCTACCAATGTACTTTCTTCCCTAAGCCATGGTCTCCATGTCTAGATGTGGAATGTAACAACGGACCAGATGGCTGTGCCTTGTTCTTTCTTAAAGACAGATTTACTTTGATCAGCAGTGACAACATCAGGCTGACTGCAATGAAGCTAAAAACCAATCAAGTAGCCATTGCTCAAATACTAAAATGTAATGAAACTGGCAAGCTGTTCTGCATTGCTGTCACTCACTTGAAAGCACGTAATGGCTGGGAAAGATTCAGATCTGCACAAGGTGCAGATCTTCTGCAGAAACTGCAAAGTATCACCCAAGAGCCTGACATCCCTCTCATTGTCTGTGGCGACTTCAATGCTGAACCCACAGAAGAGGTTTACAAGGAATTCTCAGACTCCAGCCTAAATTTGAATAGTGCTTACAAGCTGCTGAGTGTTGATGGGCTGTCAGAACCCCCATACACAACTTGGAAGATTCGCCCTTCTGGAGAATGCAGGCACACACTGGATTATATCTGGTATTCACAACATGCTTTACAAGTGAATGCTGCTCTCAGTCTTCTTACTGAGGAACAAATTGGACCCAACAGGCTACCATCTTTGAATTACCCTTCAGACCATTTGTCTCTAGTATGTGACTTCACCTTTAATGACAATCCTGACAGGCTTTTATAA
- the LOC132577189 gene encoding ETS-related transcription factor Elf-2-like isoform X6, whose amino-acid sequence MATSLHEGPTNQLDLLIRAVEASVHGSNVHCSDKTIEAAEALLHMESPTCLRDARTPEFIHAAMRPDVITETVVEVSTEEAEPMDTSPIPTSPEIHEPMKKKKAGRKPKTQVPSAISSSSPDLGMKKKPREGKGNTTYLWEFLLDLLQDKNTCPRYIKWTQREKGIFKLVDSKAVSKLWGKHKNKPDMNYETMGRALRYYYQRGILAKVEGQRLVYQFKEMPKNIVVIDDKSECGNEDLSIPTDEKSLERVSLSAENLLKAAASARTGKTTSQLNCTRAEKSVSRVVNISSPGHEMSPCSPTTTTLPAATAPRTVRVAMQVPVVMTSLGQKISTVAVQSVNAGSPLITNTSQTSATTPKVVIQTIPTVMPASAENGEKITMQPAKIITIPATQLAQCQLQTKTGLPGTGSINIVGTPLAVRALTPVSLAHGTPVMRLSMPPQQAGGHTPPRVISAVIKGPEVKAEAVALKQEREVKTLQLVQEEKPADGTKTVTHVVVVSTPSAIALPVTVKTEGIVTCEK is encoded by the exons ATGGCGACTTCTCTGCATGAGGGGCCCACGAATCAGCTCGATCTGCTCATCCGTGCCG TGGAAGCATCAGTCCATGGCAGCAATGTGCACTGTTCAGACAAGACAATTGAAGCAGCAGAAGCCTTGCTTCACATGGAATCTCCAACCTGCTTAAGAGATGCTAGAACTCCTG AGTTCATTCATGCTGCAATGAGGCCAGATGTGATCACAGAAACAGTAGTAGAGGTATCAACGGAGGAGGCTGAACCAATGGATACATCTCCGATACCAACATCTCCAGAGATCCATGagccaatgaagaaaaaaaaag CTGGTCGAAAGCCAAAAACTCAAGTACCATCAGCCATttccagttcatctccagacttgGGCATGAAGAAGAAGCCAAGAGAAGGCAAAG GAAATACAACCTACTTATGGGAATTCCTTCTAGACCTGCTTCAGGACAAAAACACTTGTCCCCGGTATATCAAGTGGACCCAGCGAGAGAAGGGCATCTTTAAACTTGTGgactcaaaagcagtttctaagCTATGGGGAAAACACAAGAACAAGCCCGACATGAACTATGAAACAATGGGAAGGGCCCTCAG ATACTACTATCAAAGGGGAATTCTGGCAAAGGTTGAAGGGCAAAGGCTTGTGTATCAGTTTAAAGAAATGCCCAAAAACATTGTGGTAATTGATGACAAAAGTGAATGTGGCAATGAAGATTTGTCAATACCAACAGATGAGAAGTCATTAGAACGAGTGTCATTGTCTGCAGAAAATCTTTTGAAAGCAGCAGCCTCAGCTCGCACAGGGAAAACCACTTCTCAGTTGAACTGCACAAGAGCAGAGAAGTCAGTTAGCAGAGTGGTGAATATATCCTCACCCGGGCATGAAATGTCACCTTGTTCTCCCACCACCACTACTCTTCCAGCAGCAACTGCTCCCAG AACTGTTCGTGTGGCAATGCAAGTGCCTGTTGTAATGACATCACTAGGACAGAAAATTTCAACTGTTGCAGTGCAGTCAGTAAATGCAGGGTCACCATTAATTACCAACACAAGTCAAACATCAGCAACAACCCCAAAGGTGGTAATCCAGACAATCCCGACTGTGATGCCAGCATCTGCTGAAAATGGAGAGAAAATCACAATGCAGCCTGCAAAAATCATTACAATTCCTGCTACACAACTTGCACAATGCCAGCTGCAAACAAAAACTGGCCTACCTGGGACAGGAAGTATCAACATAGTTGGAACGCCATTGGCTGTGAGAGCACTCACTCCAGTATCTCTAGCCCATGGGACACCAGTGATGAGACTTTCCATGCCTCCTCAGCAGGCCGGTGGCCATACTCCTCCCAGAGTTATTAGCGCAGTCATCAaaggtccagaagtcaaagctgAAGCAGTAGCTTTAAAGCAGGAACGGGAAGTTAAAACACTGCAGCTTGTGCAAGAAGAAAAACCAGCAGATGGAACCAAGACAGTTACTCACGTAGTTGTCGTCAGTACACCTTCAGCAATCGCCCTCCCTGTAACTGTGAAAACGGAGGGAATAGTAACGTGCGAGAAATGA
- the LOC132577189 gene encoding ETS-related transcription factor Elf-2-like isoform X5, which yields MATSLHEGPTNQLDLLIRAVEASVHGSNVHCSDKTIEAAEALLHMESPTCLRDARTPVEVFVPPCVSTPEFIHAAMRPDVITETVVEVSTEEAEPMDTSPIPTSPEIHEPMKKKKAGRKPKTQVPSAISSSSPDLGMKKKPREGKGNTTYLWEFLLDLLQDKNTCPRYIKWTQREKGIFKLVDSKAVSKLWGKHKNKPDMNYETMGRALRYYYQRGILAKVEGQRLVYQFKEMPKNIVVIDDKSECGNEDLSIPTDEKSLERVSLSAENLLKAAASARTGKTTSQLNCTRAEKSVSRVVNISSPGHEMSPCSPTTTTLPAATAPRTVRVAMQVPVVMTSLGQKISTVAVQSVNAGSPLITNTSQTSATTPKVVIQTIPTVMPASAENGEKITMQPAKIITIPATQLAQCQLQTKTGLPGTGSINIVGTPLAVRALTPVSLAHGTPVMRLSMPPQQAGGHTPPRVISAVIKGPEVKAEAVALKQEREVKTLQLVQEEKPADGTKTVTHVVVVSTPSAIALPVTVKTEGIVTCEK from the exons ATGGCGACTTCTCTGCATGAGGGGCCCACGAATCAGCTCGATCTGCTCATCCGTGCCG TGGAAGCATCAGTCCATGGCAGCAATGTGCACTGTTCAGACAAGACAATTGAAGCAGCAGAAGCCTTGCTTCACATGGAATCTCCAACCTGCTTAAGAGATGCTAGAACTCCTG TGGAAGTTTTTGTCCCTCCTTGTGTGTCAACTCCAGAGTTCATTCATGCTGCAATGAGGCCAGATGTGATCACAGAAACAGTAGTAGAGGTATCAACGGAGGAGGCTGAACCAATGGATACATCTCCGATACCAACATCTCCAGAGATCCATGagccaatgaagaaaaaaaaag CTGGTCGAAAGCCAAAAACTCAAGTACCATCAGCCATttccagttcatctccagacttgGGCATGAAGAAGAAGCCAAGAGAAGGCAAAG GAAATACAACCTACTTATGGGAATTCCTTCTAGACCTGCTTCAGGACAAAAACACTTGTCCCCGGTATATCAAGTGGACCCAGCGAGAGAAGGGCATCTTTAAACTTGTGgactcaaaagcagtttctaagCTATGGGGAAAACACAAGAACAAGCCCGACATGAACTATGAAACAATGGGAAGGGCCCTCAG ATACTACTATCAAAGGGGAATTCTGGCAAAGGTTGAAGGGCAAAGGCTTGTGTATCAGTTTAAAGAAATGCCCAAAAACATTGTGGTAATTGATGACAAAAGTGAATGTGGCAATGAAGATTTGTCAATACCAACAGATGAGAAGTCATTAGAACGAGTGTCATTGTCTGCAGAAAATCTTTTGAAAGCAGCAGCCTCAGCTCGCACAGGGAAAACCACTTCTCAGTTGAACTGCACAAGAGCAGAGAAGTCAGTTAGCAGAGTGGTGAATATATCCTCACCCGGGCATGAAATGTCACCTTGTTCTCCCACCACCACTACTCTTCCAGCAGCAACTGCTCCCAG AACTGTTCGTGTGGCAATGCAAGTGCCTGTTGTAATGACATCACTAGGACAGAAAATTTCAACTGTTGCAGTGCAGTCAGTAAATGCAGGGTCACCATTAATTACCAACACAAGTCAAACATCAGCAACAACCCCAAAGGTGGTAATCCAGACAATCCCGACTGTGATGCCAGCATCTGCTGAAAATGGAGAGAAAATCACAATGCAGCCTGCAAAAATCATTACAATTCCTGCTACACAACTTGCACAATGCCAGCTGCAAACAAAAACTGGCCTACCTGGGACAGGAAGTATCAACATAGTTGGAACGCCATTGGCTGTGAGAGCACTCACTCCAGTATCTCTAGCCCATGGGACACCAGTGATGAGACTTTCCATGCCTCCTCAGCAGGCCGGTGGCCATACTCCTCCCAGAGTTATTAGCGCAGTCATCAaaggtccagaagtcaaagctgAAGCAGTAGCTTTAAAGCAGGAACGGGAAGTTAAAACACTGCAGCTTGTGCAAGAAGAAAAACCAGCAGATGGAACCAAGACAGTTACTCACGTAGTTGTCGTCAGTACACCTTCAGCAATCGCCCTCCCTGTAACTGTGAAAACGGAGGGAATAGTAACGTGCGAGAAATGA